Proteins from one Gibbsiella quercinecans genomic window:
- a CDS encoding PhzF family phenazine biosynthesis protein, with amino-acid sequence MTENYFHVDAFIGDGLRGNPAGVCLLKQPLPGAQMQAIANELNLPETSFVWDDGDMYAIRWFTPTREVDLCGHATLAAARVLFSEVNPGLSDMRFRSASGELYVKRAAEDGERLILDFPSRPPQKIAVPKPLPALLGAVPAEVWQARAMLVVLESEAQVRVLQPNIPALIDELGCGVIVTAPGATVDFVSRYFSLDRSEDPVTGSAHCTLMPYWAARLGRHVLHAQQLSARGGELFCELHGDRTLIGGYAHIFLRGEITL; translated from the coding sequence ATGACAGAGAACTATTTCCACGTTGATGCTTTTATCGGCGACGGGCTGCGCGGCAACCCGGCGGGGGTTTGCCTGCTGAAGCAACCGCTGCCGGGTGCACAGATGCAGGCCATCGCCAATGAACTGAACCTGCCGGAAACCAGCTTTGTCTGGGATGACGGCGATATGTATGCCATCCGTTGGTTCACGCCAACGCGGGAAGTGGATCTCTGTGGACACGCGACGCTGGCTGCGGCGCGCGTGCTATTTAGCGAAGTGAACCCTGGGCTGAGCGATATGCGTTTTCGCTCGGCCAGCGGTGAGCTGTATGTAAAGCGCGCCGCAGAAGACGGTGAGCGTTTGATTCTTGATTTTCCCTCCCGCCCACCGCAAAAAATCGCCGTGCCGAAACCCCTGCCGGCTTTGCTGGGGGCGGTGCCGGCCGAAGTTTGGCAAGCCAGGGCGATGCTGGTGGTACTGGAAAGCGAGGCGCAGGTGCGCGTGCTGCAGCCCAATATCCCGGCGCTGATCGACGAGTTGGGCTGTGGCGTGATCGTCACGGCACCCGGCGCCACGGTTGATTTTGTCTCGCGCTATTTCTCTTTGGATCGCAGCGAAGACCCGGTGACGGGCTCCGCTCATTGTACGCTGATGCCTTACTGGGCCGCCCGCCTTGGCCGCCATGTGCTGCATGCCCAGCAGCTTTCAGCGCGTGGCGGGGAGTTGTTTTGCGAACTGCACGGCGATCGCACACTGATTGGCGGATATGCTCACATTTTCCTGCGTGGTGAAATTACCCTCTGA